A portion of the Thermosediminibacter oceani DSM 16646 genome contains these proteins:
- the ppdK gene encoding pyruvate, phosphate dikinase, whose protein sequence is MKKYVFQFKEGRASMKNLLGGKGANLAEMIHIGLPVPPGFTVTTEACTRYYKEGQKIAEDILEQTFDALRELEQETGKKLGNPDNPLLVSVRSGAPISMPGMMDTILNLGLNDETVEGLARSTGNRRFAHDCYRRFIQMFGNVVLNIEHERFEDIISGVKKRRGFALDTELGAEDWQDVIEQYKNLVLKHTRREFPQDPREQLVMAIEAVFRSWNNHRAIIYRKINKIPDELGTAVNVQAMVFGNMGEDSGTGVAFTRNPATGEKEIYGEFLLNAQGEDVVAGIRTPRNIKDMAALMPDVYRQLTDVCALLEKHYKDMQDIEFTVEKGKLYLLQTRNGKRTAAAAVKIAVDMVKEGLISKEEAVLRVSPEHVVSLLHRRIDPEAKVEVIAKGLPASPGAAWGHIVFDPDEAETLGQQGQKVILVRTETTPDDIHGIVMAQGVLTSRGGMTSHAAVVARGMGKPCVCGCDAISIDLEKEEFRVGDLVVKKGDIISIDGSTGQVILGQVPMIDPVLSPEFKELLGWADEFRVLSVRANADTPEDARVARDFGAEGIGLCRTEHMFMGQDRLPVVQEMIMAETKAEREKALAKLLDFQRQDFEGILEAMRDLPVTIRLLDPPLHEFLPNAEELIQEIAELKAAGDEETLKRKQEILKRVKALGEFNPMLGLRGCRLGILYPEIYEMQVRAIFLAACSLAKRGIKVYPEVEIPLVSNDNELKLLRELVENIAAQVMKEEEIKVDYSIGTMIEIPRACITADELARYADFFSFGTNDLTQTTYGFSRDDAEAKFLPYYIDHKILTEDPFIVLDRRGVGYLMKTAVGLGRGVKENLTVGICGEHGGEPSSVEFCHEIGLDYVSCSPYRVPIARLAAAQAALKNKKNS, encoded by the coding sequence ATGAAAAAATACGTTTTTCAGTTTAAAGAGGGAAGAGCTTCAATGAAAAATCTGCTGGGCGGCAAGGGTGCCAACCTGGCAGAAATGATCCATATAGGCCTTCCTGTACCTCCGGGCTTTACGGTGACTACCGAGGCGTGTACGCGATACTACAAAGAAGGACAAAAAATTGCCGAAGATATCCTCGAACAGACCTTTGATGCCCTTCGAGAACTGGAGCAGGAGACCGGTAAAAAGCTGGGAAATCCCGATAACCCGCTGCTGGTCTCCGTCAGGTCCGGAGCGCCGATATCCATGCCGGGCATGATGGATACCATACTAAATCTAGGCTTGAATGATGAAACGGTCGAGGGTCTTGCCCGTTCGACGGGTAACAGGCGTTTTGCCCATGACTGCTACCGCAGGTTTATACAGATGTTCGGGAATGTGGTGCTGAACATAGAACACGAGAGATTCGAGGATATCATAAGCGGCGTCAAGAAAAGGAGGGGCTTTGCCCTTGATACTGAACTGGGAGCCGAAGACTGGCAGGATGTCATAGAGCAATATAAGAACCTGGTGCTTAAGCATACCCGCCGGGAATTCCCACAGGACCCAAGAGAGCAGCTTGTGATGGCGATCGAAGCAGTATTTCGTTCCTGGAACAACCATAGAGCTATCATTTATAGAAAAATAAACAAAATACCCGACGAACTGGGAACTGCAGTAAACGTCCAGGCTATGGTGTTCGGAAACATGGGAGAAGATTCCGGAACCGGAGTAGCCTTTACGAGAAATCCCGCGACGGGAGAAAAGGAAATTTACGGAGAGTTCCTGCTCAATGCTCAGGGCGAAGACGTAGTGGCGGGGATCAGGACCCCGAGAAATATAAAAGATATGGCTGCCCTTATGCCCGACGTCTACCGGCAGCTGACGGATGTTTGCGCTCTTTTAGAAAAGCACTATAAGGATATGCAGGACATCGAATTCACCGTAGAAAAAGGTAAACTGTACCTACTCCAGACCCGCAACGGAAAAAGGACGGCAGCAGCCGCGGTTAAAATAGCCGTAGATATGGTAAAGGAAGGCCTGATTTCCAAAGAGGAGGCCGTGCTGAGGGTTTCGCCAGAGCATGTAGTTTCTCTGCTGCACAGGAGGATAGACCCCGAAGCTAAAGTGGAAGTTATTGCAAAGGGATTGCCTGCTTCGCCGGGAGCGGCCTGGGGTCATATTGTCTTTGACCCCGACGAGGCTGAAACTCTGGGGCAGCAGGGCCAGAAGGTCATCCTCGTAAGAACCGAAACCACCCCCGATGATATCCACGGCATAGTCATGGCCCAGGGTGTACTAACCAGCCGTGGCGGTATGACCAGCCATGCCGCGGTAGTGGCCAGGGGAATGGGTAAACCCTGTGTGTGCGGTTGCGATGCTATTTCTATTGACTTAGAAAAAGAAGAGTTTAGGGTTGGAGATCTTGTCGTAAAGAAGGGAGATATAATTTCGATAGACGGCTCAACCGGTCAGGTAATACTGGGACAGGTGCCAATGATAGACCCCGTTCTCTCGCCGGAGTTCAAAGAACTTCTGGGATGGGCCGATGAATTCAGGGTGCTTTCCGTGCGGGCAAATGCTGATACGCCGGAGGACGCAAGGGTCGCCAGGGATTTCGGCGCTGAAGGTATTGGTTTGTGCCGGACCGAGCACATGTTCATGGGTCAGGACCGCCTGCCGGTGGTACAGGAGATGATTATGGCCGAGACCAAGGCAGAGAGGGAGAAGGCGCTGGCTAAATTGCTGGATTTCCAGCGGCAGGATTTTGAAGGCATTCTTGAAGCGATGCGGGACCTGCCGGTGACGATAAGGCTTTTAGATCCACCGCTTCACGAATTCCTGCCCAACGCGGAAGAGCTCATCCAGGAAATTGCGGAGCTTAAGGCAGCGGGCGATGAGGAAACCCTGAAGAGAAAGCAGGAAATCCTCAAAAGAGTAAAGGCTCTCGGCGAATTTAATCCTATGCTTGGTCTGAGAGGATGCCGTCTGGGGATACTATACCCGGAAATTTACGAAATGCAGGTCAGGGCTATCTTTCTGGCAGCGTGCAGCCTGGCTAAAAGGGGCATTAAGGTGTATCCCGAAGTGGAAATCCCTCTTGTGAGCAACGATAACGAACTGAAGCTGCTGAGAGAACTTGTAGAAAACATCGCGGCCCAGGTAATGAAAGAAGAGGAGATAAAAGTCGATTACAGCATAGGTACGATGATAGAAATACCAAGGGCGTGCATAACCGCCGATGAACTGGCCCGTTACGCAGACTTTTTCTCCTTCGGCACCAACGACCTCACCCAGACCACCTATGGCTTCAGCCGCGACGACGCCGAAGCCAAGTTCCTACCATATTATATAGACCATAAAATCCTGACGGAAGATCCCTTTATAGTTCTGGACCGCAGGGGTGTGGGATATCTTATGAAAACCGCCGTAGGCCTGGGAAGAGGGGTCAAAGAAAACCTTACCGTAGGTATATGCGGCGAGCACGGAGGAGAACCGAGTTCCGTAGAGTTCTGCCATGAGATAGGTCTCGACTATGTGAGCTGCTCGCCTTACAGGGTTCCGATAGCGAGGCTTGCTGCGGCTCAAGCCGCCTTAAAAAATAAAAAGAACTCTTAA
- the dnaG gene encoding DNA primase, with the protein MSLYPEELIREVQNRADIVEIVSDYVSLKKRGENYVGLCPFHSEKTPSFTISPKKQLFYCFGCGTGGNIFSFLMKKENWTFPEAVRWLAERVGVRLPEEGTWGKVSEAFKQKREILEINRLAAEFFHQNLIKTAEGKRAREYLANRGITSETVEKFFLGYAPPRWDGLIRFMRSKGVRDDSLLKAGLVIPRSDGKGYYDRFRDRVIFPIKDITGNTVGFGGRILGEGEPKYLNSPETTVFTKREQLYGLPMIKKGGSNLILVEGYMDCISLHQNGFTQTVASLGTSLTEQQAKILKRYSEEVIIAYDADTAGQSATLRGIEILVKEGLKVRVLSLPEGKDPDEFIRTRGKDAFAEQLSSARNFVDYKLDLAGRGLDLKTRDGKIKFIKNAISVLAGIENRVERELYVQKLSEELNIPRQALYEEINKIIDRTTLPNIGSKYKNSQLRDNNKELTRFKALSGVRKAERDILRMMIEDDSARDKIMKNLTPNNFVDTKHRKIAEMIFEMVNRNEVVTPNGISIKLKDDQETAAELANILMETADIENSMVDALINRVKENYLKLAIKKIKNEINQAEKIGEVKKAFSLLNTYHRLKLEIEQLKRDSSRKGGT; encoded by the coding sequence ATGAGCCTCTACCCCGAGGAGTTAATAAGGGAAGTACAGAACCGAGCAGATATTGTAGAAATCGTGTCAGATTACGTTTCGTTGAAAAAACGCGGTGAAAATTACGTGGGGCTGTGCCCTTTTCACTCGGAAAAAACTCCCTCTTTTACCATAAGCCCGAAAAAACAACTTTTTTACTGTTTTGGTTGCGGTACGGGCGGTAATATCTTCTCATTTCTCATGAAAAAAGAGAACTGGACTTTTCCCGAAGCTGTGAGGTGGCTGGCCGAAAGGGTAGGTGTAAGACTGCCGGAAGAAGGAACCTGGGGCAAGGTATCGGAAGCTTTTAAACAAAAACGAGAAATTCTTGAAATAAATAGGTTGGCAGCTGAATTCTTTCACCAGAACCTTATAAAAACGGCAGAAGGCAAAAGAGCCCGGGAATACCTGGCGAACCGGGGTATTACTTCGGAAACCGTGGAAAAGTTTTTTCTGGGATACGCACCACCCCGCTGGGACGGTTTGATAAGGTTTATGCGGTCGAAAGGCGTAAGAGACGATTCCCTTTTAAAGGCCGGTTTGGTAATCCCTCGCAGTGACGGGAAAGGATACTATGATAGATTCAGAGACAGGGTCATTTTCCCCATAAAAGATATAACCGGCAACACGGTGGGGTTTGGCGGGAGAATTCTGGGTGAGGGTGAGCCCAAGTACCTGAATTCGCCGGAGACCACCGTGTTTACAAAAAGGGAGCAGCTTTACGGCCTGCCGATGATAAAAAAAGGAGGCTCAAATCTTATTCTGGTAGAAGGATATATGGACTGTATTTCCCTGCATCAGAACGGTTTTACCCAAACCGTGGCCTCCCTTGGGACTTCGCTGACAGAACAGCAGGCAAAAATTCTAAAAAGATACTCCGAAGAGGTTATTATAGCGTATGACGCAGATACGGCGGGACAGTCCGCAACCCTTCGGGGAATCGAGATTCTGGTAAAAGAAGGATTGAAGGTCAGAGTGCTGAGTTTACCCGAAGGTAAGGACCCCGATGAATTCATCCGCACAAGAGGCAAGGATGCCTTCGCCGAGCAGCTATCATCAGCGCGCAATTTTGTAGACTATAAGCTGGACCTGGCTGGGAGGGGCCTTGATCTAAAGACCCGGGACGGAAAAATAAAGTTTATAAAAAATGCTATTTCCGTTCTGGCGGGTATCGAAAACCGGGTAGAGAGAGAACTTTATGTTCAAAAGCTTTCGGAAGAACTAAACATCCCCAGACAGGCCCTTTATGAAGAGATAAATAAAATAATAGATAGAACTACATTGCCAAACATTGGCTCTAAGTATAAAAACAGCCAATTAAGGGATAATAATAAAGAATTGACAAGATTTAAAGCGCTGTCGGGAGTTCGTAAGGCAGAAAGGGACATCCTTAGGATGATGATAGAAGACGATTCGGCAAGGGATAAAATCATGAAGAACTTAACCCCTAACAATTTCGTGGATACAAAACACAGAAAAATCGCGGAAATGATATTCGAAATGGTGAATAGAAACGAAGTCGTTACGCCCAATGGAATTTCTATTAAATTAAAAGACGATCAGGAAACCGCCGCGGAGCTCGCGAACATTCTCATGGAAACCGCTGACATAGAAAACAGCATGGTGGACGCTCTGATCAACCGGGTAAAAGAAAATTATCTGAAGCTCGCCATAAAAAAGATTAAAAATGAAATCAACCAGGCGGAAAAAATAGGAGAGGTTAAAAAAGCTTTCAGCCTTCTGAATACCTATCACAGGCTTAAGCTTGAAATAGAACAATTAAAGAGAGACTCTTCTAGGAAGGGGGGAACCTGA
- a CDS encoding helix-turn-helix transcriptional regulator — MMIVDIVKKHEPITSEEIAAKLNITRAALRPDLSILTMAGILEARPRVGYFYAGKNTKSLLAEKIRSIKVSDIKAVPVVIKEETSVYDAIVTLFLEDVGTLFVVQEDGSLCGVVSRKDLLKIAMGNADIRQIPVSVIMTRMPNLVTVTMEESAFDAARKIVEHQVDALPVVKPEEFEGKVKYKVVGKVTKTTITRLFVELGRG, encoded by the coding sequence ATGATGATAGTTGACATTGTAAAAAAACACGAACCAATAACCAGTGAAGAAATAGCGGCAAAGCTCAATATTACAAGAGCCGCTTTAAGGCCCGACCTGTCCATTCTTACCATGGCGGGTATCCTCGAAGCCAGGCCGCGGGTGGGTTATTTCTATGCCGGCAAGAATACGAAGAGCCTGCTGGCTGAAAAGATAAGGAGCATAAAGGTCAGCGACATTAAGGCTGTGCCTGTTGTGATAAAAGAAGAAACATCAGTATACGATGCTATCGTGACACTGTTTCTGGAGGATGTCGGTACGCTTTTTGTTGTCCAGGAGGACGGCAGCCTGTGCGGTGTGGTTTCGCGAAAAGACCTGCTCAAGATAGCGATGGGAAACGCCGATATAAGGCAGATACCCGTGAGCGTAATTATGACCAGAATGCCGAATCTGGTCACAGTAACGATGGAGGAAAGCGCTTTTGATGCAGCTCGAAAAATAGTCGAACATCAGGTAGACGCCCTACCTGTGGTTAAGCCGGAAGAGTTTGAAGGGAAAGTAAAATACAAAGTTGTAGGCAAGGTTACCAAGACCACAATAACCAGGCTTTTTGTTGAATTGGGAAGAGGTTAA
- a CDS encoding pyruvate, water dikinase regulatory protein — protein MVSLGEPVIFAVSDSIGETAELVARAAAVQFNSGHVEIRRYPFVTDLEYAREVIEEARKLKNCAIVCTIVLPEIRKSLVELAEANNIPIIDIMGPMMDIVSKITSARPKLEPGLVRKIDEDYFKKIEAIEFAVKYDDGKDPRGLAKADVVLVGVSRTSKTPLSMYLAHKRLKVANLPLVPEVSPPEELFQLPPGTVIGLTINPEILYRIRRERLKALGLSSDATYASMERILKELEYADGIMKKIGCPRIDVSNKAVEEVAARILEIIRRGED, from the coding sequence ATAGTTAGTTTAGGTGAACCTGTAATTTTTGCCGTATCAGACTCTATAGGGGAAACGGCTGAGCTGGTTGCTCGGGCTGCTGCGGTGCAGTTCAATTCCGGGCACGTGGAGATAAGAAGATATCCATTCGTGACAGACCTAGAGTATGCCAGGGAAGTAATAGAGGAAGCCAGGAAATTAAAAAATTGCGCAATAGTTTGTACAATAGTGCTGCCTGAAATCAGGAAAAGCTTAGTAGAGCTCGCTGAAGCCAACAATATCCCTATTATAGACATTATGGGACCAATGATGGACATTGTTTCTAAAATAACCAGCGCCAGGCCAAAACTCGAGCCAGGTCTGGTGAGGAAGATCGACGAAGACTATTTCAAAAAAATAGAGGCGATAGAATTTGCGGTAAAATATGACGACGGTAAGGATCCGAGGGGCCTTGCCAAAGCCGATGTGGTTCTAGTGGGGGTTTCCAGGACTTCGAAAACACCGCTGTCTATGTATCTTGCCCATAAAAGGCTTAAGGTGGCCAATCTGCCTCTCGTGCCTGAAGTTTCCCCTCCCGAGGAGCTGTTTCAACTACCTCCCGGGACCGTCATAGGCCTTACAATAAACCCTGAAATCCTTTATAGGATTCGGCGGGAGAGGTTAAAAGCTTTGGGACTTAGCAGCGATGCTACGTATGCCAGTATGGAGAGAATTTTAAAAGAGCTTGAGTATGCCGATGGTATAATGAAAAAAATCGGCTGCCCCAGGATCGACGTTTCTAACAAGGCAGTCGAGGAAGTCGCTGCCAGAATCCTGGAAATCATCAGGAGGGGAGAAGACTGA
- the rpoD gene encoding RNA polymerase sigma factor RpoD: MKAVKELIEKGKKTGVLTYKEIMETLGDIEDLDAEQIDKIYESFEDMGIEIINDADDIPESLLEEISEVELDLSIPEGVAIDDPVRMYLKEIGKIPLLTPEEEIELAKRIEKGDKEAKRRLAEANLRLVVSIAKRYVGRGMLFLDLIQEGNLGLIKAVEKFDYRKGYKFSTYATWWIRQAITRAIADQARTIRIPVHMVETINKLIRVSRQLLQELGRDPTPEEIAEEMELPVEKVREIMKIAQEPVSLETPIGEEEDSHLGDFIPDEEAQAPADAAAYRLLREQLEDVLETLTPREEKVLRLRFGLDDGKPRTLEEVGQVFGVTRERIRQIEAKALRKLRHPSRSKKLKDFLE; this comes from the coding sequence ATGAAAGCAGTAAAGGAACTTATAGAAAAGGGCAAGAAAACCGGAGTTCTCACTTACAAGGAAATAATGGAAACGTTAGGAGATATTGAGGATCTGGATGCCGAACAGATTGATAAGATATATGAATCCTTCGAGGATATGGGCATTGAAATTATAAATGACGCCGATGATATACCCGAATCCCTTTTGGAAGAGATTTCAGAAGTAGAGCTGGACCTTTCCATCCCCGAGGGAGTGGCCATCGATGATCCCGTGAGAATGTACCTCAAGGAGATTGGCAAAATACCTCTCCTGACGCCGGAAGAAGAAATCGAATTGGCAAAGCGCATAGAGAAGGGAGACAAAGAAGCAAAACGGCGCCTTGCCGAAGCTAACCTGAGGCTCGTTGTGAGCATTGCCAAAAGGTACGTAGGGAGGGGAATGCTGTTCCTGGATCTAATCCAGGAGGGCAATCTAGGGCTTATAAAAGCCGTGGAGAAATTCGATTACCGCAAAGGATACAAATTCAGTACCTATGCTACCTGGTGGATAAGACAAGCTATAACCCGGGCTATCGCCGACCAGGCCAGGACGATCAGAATTCCTGTCCACATGGTAGAGACTATAAATAAACTAATAAGAGTGTCGCGCCAGCTGTTGCAGGAGCTGGGCAGGGATCCCACACCCGAAGAGATTGCGGAAGAAATGGAACTGCCTGTGGAAAAGGTGAGGGAGATTATGAAGATAGCCCAGGAGCCGGTTTCTCTCGAGACTCCAATAGGAGAGGAAGAAGACAGCCATCTGGGGGATTTTATCCCCGACGAAGAAGCGCAGGCTCCCGCCGATGCCGCCGCTTACAGGCTCTTGAGGGAGCAGCTGGAAGACGTACTGGAAACCCTAACTCCGCGGGAGGAAAAGGTGCTGAGGCTTCGTTTCGGGCTTGATGACGGCAAACCCAGGACCCTTGAAGAAGTGGGACAGGTTTTCGGTGTTACCCGGGAGAGAATCAGGCAGATAGAGGCCAAGGCCTTGAGAAAACTGCGCCATCCGAGCAGGAGCAAAAAACTGAAGGATTTTCTTGAATAA
- a CDS encoding deoxyguanosinetriphosphate triphosphohydrolase → MNIREITEELEERMLSPYATLSSKTRGRKVAEEKCTVRTEFQRDRDRILHSKAFRRLKHKTQVFITPEGDHYRTRLTHTLEVAQIARTISRALRLNEDLTEAIALGHDLGHTPFGHTGEVVLNRLMKNGFRHEEQSLRVVEVLEQGNGLNLTWEVRDGILNHTSRGNPSTLEGQVVKLADWIAYINHDIDDAIRAGILRETDLPSAPIKILGDKHAKRIDTMIKDIINESFGKPFVRMSQEVYSATVELREFMFERVYIGSSAKSQEIKAQRMLELMFEYFIKNVDSLPAEFIRIAEREGVERGVCDYIAGMTDSFATYKFREIFVPSPWPLSRK, encoded by the coding sequence ATGAATATCAGGGAAATTACCGAAGAACTGGAGGAGCGGATGCTTTCTCCTTATGCGACGCTGAGCAGCAAAACAAGGGGCAGGAAAGTAGCGGAAGAAAAGTGTACCGTCAGGACCGAATTTCAACGGGACAGAGACAGAATTCTCCACTCAAAGGCTTTCAGGCGACTGAAACACAAGACCCAGGTTTTCATCACACCTGAAGGTGACCATTACAGGACAAGATTAACCCATACCCTGGAGGTAGCGCAGATAGCGAGGACGATATCAAGGGCGTTAAGGCTCAATGAGGACCTCACCGAAGCAATCGCGTTGGGACATGATCTCGGCCACACGCCCTTCGGTCACACGGGAGAAGTGGTCTTAAACAGGCTCATGAAGAACGGCTTCAGGCACGAAGAACAGAGCCTCAGGGTAGTCGAAGTACTCGAACAGGGGAATGGCTTAAACCTCACGTGGGAAGTGAGGGACGGCATCCTGAATCATACCAGCCGCGGTAACCCCAGTACACTGGAAGGACAGGTCGTCAAATTAGCGGATTGGATAGCGTATATAAATCACGATATAGATGACGCCATAAGGGCGGGGATACTCAGGGAAACCGACCTGCCGTCAGCCCCTATAAAAATCCTTGGCGACAAACACGCTAAGCGTATAGATACGATGATAAAAGACATAATTAACGAAAGTTTCGGAAAGCCCTTCGTCAGAATGAGCCAGGAGGTTTATTCCGCCACGGTGGAATTAAGAGAGTTCATGTTCGAGCGGGTTTACATCGGTTCTAGCGCCAAATCGCAGGAAATTAAAGCCCAGAGAATGCTGGAGCTGATGTTCGAATACTTTATAAAAAATGTAGATTCCCTACCGGCCGAATTTATCAGGATCGCGGAAAGGGAGGGTGTAGAAAGAGGAGTGTGCGATTACATTGCGGGAATGACCGACAGCTTTGCTACATACAAGTTCAGGGAAATTTTCGTGCCTTCACCATGGCCGTTAAGCAGGAAATGA
- a CDS encoding IS1182 family transposase, with protein sequence MLTKKNREIIEQVELVSIDSLVPQDHLLRAVEESIDFNFIYDEVKDLYSENTGRPSIDPVVLIKLLMLQALYGIRSMRQTIREVEVNVAYRWFLGYGLQEKIPHFSTFGKNYERRFKESDLFEKIFERVLMEAIECGFVKTDAVFIDATHIKASANKNKYIEKVAKQRTQKYKEELLKEINAEREANGKKPFEEEDDDDDNNKGENSSKKVRVSTTDPESGMFQKGEKERCFAYTASVACDRNNFVLGVKIAPGNVHDSQVFSDLFQEVNDKFSKIEAVVVDAGYKTPGICREIIEAGALPVMPYKRPMTKDGYFKKREYVYDEYYDCYICPNNQILEYSTTNRAGYREYRSNPQICCKCPMRLQCTKSKNYTKIITRHIWEHYIEIAEDIRHTQWGKELYKMRGQTIERVFADAKEKHGMRYTNLRGLRKVGHYLTLLFACMNLKKLALWKKRRGTFPPTVPALHSFFLKIFFAFNKKPLLGYAS encoded by the coding sequence ATGTTAACGAAGAAAAATCGAGAAATAATAGAGCAGGTAGAATTAGTAAGCATCGATAGCTTAGTACCTCAAGACCATCTCCTTAGGGCAGTAGAAGAAAGCATCGACTTTAATTTCATTTATGATGAAGTAAAAGACCTATATAGCGAAAATACAGGAAGACCTAGTATTGACCCGGTAGTGTTAATTAAGCTACTCATGCTCCAAGCATTGTATGGAATCCGCTCCATGCGCCAAACCATCAGAGAAGTAGAAGTCAATGTAGCTTACCGTTGGTTTTTAGGCTATGGATTACAAGAAAAAATACCTCACTTTTCAACTTTTGGAAAAAACTATGAACGGCGGTTTAAGGAAAGTGATCTATTTGAAAAGATATTCGAGCGGGTGTTGATGGAAGCAATAGAATGCGGGTTTGTTAAAACAGATGCAGTATTTATCGATGCTACTCACATAAAAGCCAGTGCCAATAAGAATAAATATATCGAGAAAGTCGCTAAGCAACGGACTCAAAAATATAAGGAAGAACTTTTAAAAGAAATCAACGCCGAACGGGAAGCAAACGGTAAAAAGCCCTTTGAAGAAGAAGATGATGATGACGATAACAACAAAGGAGAAAATAGCTCTAAAAAAGTCAGGGTAAGCACCACAGATCCTGAAAGTGGGATGTTTCAAAAAGGGGAAAAAGAGCGCTGCTTTGCCTACACAGCTTCTGTAGCCTGTGACCGGAACAACTTTGTCCTTGGTGTCAAAATAGCACCTGGAAATGTTCATGACAGCCAGGTATTCTCCGATTTATTTCAAGAAGTAAACGATAAATTTTCTAAAATAGAGGCGGTAGTGGTTGATGCAGGCTACAAAACCCCCGGGATATGCAGAGAAATCATTGAGGCAGGAGCGCTTCCCGTTATGCCCTACAAGAGGCCGATGACCAAAGATGGTTACTTTAAAAAACGCGAATACGTCTATGACGAATATTATGATTGTTACATATGCCCCAACAACCAAATATTAGAATACAGCACCACCAACCGGGCGGGATACCGGGAATATAGGAGCAACCCCCAAATATGCTGTAAATGTCCCATGCGCCTACAGTGCACCAAAAGTAAAAATTACACAAAAATCATAACTCGGCATATATGGGAGCATTACATAGAAATAGCGGAAGATATAAGACACACCCAATGGGGTAAAGAACTATACAAAATGCGCGGCCAGACCATCGAGCGGGTATTTGCCGATGCGAAGGAAAAGCATGGCATGCGCTATACAAATCTACGAGGCTTGAGGAAAGTTGGACATTACCTCACGCTTCTTTTCGCATGCATGAATTTAAAAAAGCTGGCTTTATGGAAGAAAAGACGGGGAACGTTTCCGCCAACAGTCCCCGCTTTACATTCGTTTTTCTTAAAAATTTTCTTCGCCTTCAACAAAAAGCCGCTTTTAGGTTATGCATCCTAA
- a CDS encoding tRNA (adenine(22)-N(1))-methyltransferase produces the protein MKLSERLMAIAHLIPPGTAVADVGTDHGYLPIYLVKNGISRKAIATEVREGPFERARANIKKAGLEEFIEVRLGWGLTPLKPGEAEVAVIAGIGGETIWKIIEKSPDIINSMSAVIVQPMKYQHKLRKALMDHGFNFIEERVVKSEDRFYEIIVVRKGDWVSYDEIDVLVGPVLKKKKTPEVLDYIKTRIERLIFRLKEVEGRNTSSAAKARESIMKEIELLREVYKNADLPDGNKYHRAASSEETGPAMG, from the coding sequence ATGAAGTTGAGCGAAAGGTTGATGGCAATAGCTCATTTAATCCCTCCGGGAACCGCTGTCGCCGACGTGGGCACCGATCATGGATATCTCCCTATATACCTCGTGAAAAACGGGATATCCCGGAAGGCTATCGCCACCGAAGTCAGGGAAGGGCCTTTTGAGAGAGCTAGGGCTAACATCAAAAAAGCCGGCCTGGAGGAATTCATAGAAGTTCGCCTGGGCTGGGGCCTCACTCCTCTAAAACCCGGAGAGGCGGAGGTAGCGGTAATCGCTGGGATAGGTGGGGAGACTATATGGAAGATAATAGAAAAATCCCCCGATATTATAAACTCCATGTCCGCCGTCATCGTTCAACCCATGAAATACCAGCATAAGCTCAGAAAAGCTCTCATGGACCATGGCTTTAATTTCATCGAAGAGCGCGTAGTAAAAAGCGAAGACAGGTTTTACGAAATAATCGTGGTAAGGAAGGGAGATTGGGTTTCCTACGACGAAATCGATGTGCTGGTGGGACCTGTTTTGAAAAAAAAGAAGACCCCGGAAGTCCTGGACTACATTAAAACGAGGATCGAGAGGCTGATTTTTAGGTTAAAGGAAGTAGAAGGCCGTAATACTTCATCGGCCGCTAAGGCCAGAGAGTCCATTATGAAAGAGATCGAGTTGCTGAGGGAGGTGTATAAAAATGCCGACCTGCCAGACGGTAATAAATATCATAGAGCGGCTAGCTCCGAAGAAACTGGCCCTGCAATGGGATAA